A window of Mangifera indica cultivar Alphonso chromosome 11, CATAS_Mindica_2.1, whole genome shotgun sequence contains these coding sequences:
- the LOC123230213 gene encoding elongation factor 1-gamma-like gives MALVLHAGNTNKNAFKALIAAEYSGVKIEFVKNFEMGVSNKSPEFLKMNPIGKVPLLETPDGNVFESNAIARYVARLKADNPLLGSSLIEYAHIEQWIDFSSLEIDAHILKWFIPRIGFSVFLPPAEEAAISSLKRALAALNVHLASNTYLVGHSVTLADIIMTCNLTMGFSRIMTKSFTSEFPHVERYFWTMVNIPNFHKILGDIKQAESVPPVQSAKKPSQPKEPAKPKPQEPKKEAKKEPAKPKVEETVEEEAPKPKPKNPLDLLTPSKMILDEWKRLYSNTKTNFREVAIKGFWDMYDPEGYSLWFCDYKYNDENTVSFVTLNKVGGFLQRMDLARKYAFGKMLVIGSSPPFKVKGLWLFRGQEIPQFVIDECYDVELYEWKKVDITDEAQKERVNQMIEDQEPFEGEALLDAKCFK, from the exons ATGGCTCTG GTCTTGCATGCCGGAAACACCAATAAAAATGCTTTCAAAGCACTTATTGCAGCAGAGTACTCTGGAGTCAAAATTGAATTTGTCAAGAATTTTGAGATGGGCGTGTCTAATAAATCCCCTGAATTTCTTAAGATGAACCCCATTGGAAAG GTGCCTTTGTTGGAAACACCTGATGGAAATGTGTTTGAGAGTAATGCCATTGCACGTTATG TTGCTCGCCTGAAAGCTGACAATCCACTGTTGGGCTCTTCATTGATCGAATAT GCCCATATTGAGCAATGGATTGATTTTTCATCATTGGAGATTGATGCTCATATCTTAAAATGGTTCATTCCACGGATTGGTTTTTCTGTGTTCCTTCCTCCG GCTGAGGAAGCTGCAATTTCATCATTGAAGAGAGCATTAGCTGCTTTAAATGTGCATCTTGCTTCCAACACTTACTTGGTTGGACATTCTGTTACCCTGGCTGATATCATTATGACATGTAACTTGACTATGGGATTTAGCCGAATCATGACCAAGAGCTTTACTTCAGAATTCCCTCATGTTGAGAGATACTTCTGGACTATGGTTAATATACCAAATTTCCACAAGATATTGGGAGACATAAAACAAGCTGAATCTGTGCCTCCTGTTCAGTCAGCAAAGAAGCCTTCACAACCTAAAGAACCTGCAAAACCCAAGCCTCAAGAACCTAAAAAGGAAGCTAAAAAGGAACCAGCAAAGCCTAAGGTAGAGGAGACTGTTGAAGAAGAGGCACCCAAGCCCAAGCCAAAGAATCCGCTTGATCTTTTGACTCCTAGTAAGATGATTTTGGATGAGTGGAAGAGGCTTTACTCAAACACAAAAACCAACTTCCGTGAGGTTGCTATTAAAG GATTTTGGGACATGTATGACCCTGAGGGTTACTCACTCTGGTTTTGTGATTACAAGTACAATGATGAGAATACTGTCTCATTTGTGACATTGAACAAAGTGGGTGGTTTTCTACAACGAATGGACTTGGCTCGCAAGTATGCTTTTGGTAAGATGCTTGTGATAGGTTCGTCACCACCCTTCAAGGTGAAGGGTCTATGGCTATTCCGTGGACAGGAAATTCCTCAGTTTGTAATTGATGAGTGTTATGATGTGGAGTTGTATGAGTGGAAGAAGGTAGACATCACAGACGAAGCTCAAAAGGAGCGAGTAAATCAAATGATTGAAGATCAAGAACCTTTTGAGGGAGAGGCTTTACTAGATGCCAAGTGCTTTAAGTGA
- the LOC123229055 gene encoding agamous-like MADS-box protein AGL11: MGRGKIEIKRIENTTNRQVTFCKRRNGLLKKAYELSILCEAEVALIVFSSRGRLYEYSNSNIRSTIERYKKASSDNLNSGSVIEINAQYYQQESAKLRQQIQMLQNSNRHLMGDSLNTLTVKELKQLENRLERGLTRIRSKKHEMLLAEIEYFQKREIELENESVFLRTKIAEVERFQQANNMVGGPELNAIHALASRNFFNPTMIDNTETAYSHPDKKLLHLG, encoded by the exons ATGGGGAGAGGAAAAATTGAGATCAAGAGGATTGAGAACACAACAAACCGCCAAGTGACCTTCTGCAAGAGGAGGAATGGGTTGTTGAAAAAGGCCTATGAACTTTCAATTCTCTGCGAAGCTGAAGTGGCGCTCATTGTCTTCTCCAGCCGCGGCCGCCTCTACGAGTACTCCAACAGCAA CATAAGGTCAACTATTGAAAGGTACAAGAAGGCCTCCTCAGACAACTTGAATTCAGGATCTGTTATAGAGATCAATGCTCAG TATTACCAGCAGGAATCAGCAAAGCTTCGACAGCAAATTCAGATGCTACAGAACTCCAACAG GCACTTGATGGGGGATTCCTTGAACACTTTAACCGTGAAGGAGCTGAAGCAGCTTGAGAATAGGCTTGAGCGAGGGCTTACAAGAATCAGGTCCAAGAAg CATGAGATGTTGCTAGCCGAAATTGAGTACTTCCAGAAAAGG GAGATTGAGCTTGAAAATGAGAGCGTGTTTCTTCGTACAAAG ATTGCAGAAGTGGAGAGGTTTCAGCAAGCAAATAACATGGTGGGTGGACCGGAGCTGAATGCAATTCATGCATTAGCTTCTCGGAATTTCTTCAATCCAACCATGATTGACAATACTGAAACTGCCTACTCTCACCCAGATAAGAAATTGCTCCATCTCGG GTGA